A genomic region of Notamacropus eugenii isolate mMacEug1 chromosome 3, mMacEug1.pri_v2, whole genome shotgun sequence contains the following coding sequences:
- the LOC140531616 gene encoding CD9 antigen-like → MLVKGGTKYIKYLLFRFNFIFWLAGIAVLTIGLWLRFDSQTKSVFEQEENNSNFYTGVYILIGAGALMMLVGSLGCCGAVQESQCMLGLFFAFLLVTFAIEIAAAIWGYSHKEEVIREIKEFYRETYNKMKTTEGPYKETLKAIYHALDCCGLTGVLDQLIMDTCPNKDLISTVTIKPCPVAIEEVFNNKFHIIGAVGIGIAVVMIFGMIFSMILCCGIWRNRDMV, encoded by the coding sequence ATGCTGGTCAAAGGAGGTACCAAGTACATTAAATATCTGCTGTTTAGATTTAACTTCATCTTTTGGCTTGCAGGAATTGCAGTCCTTACCATTGGCCTATGGCTAAGATTTGACTCTCAGACGAAGAGTGTATTTGAgcaggaagaaaacaattccaaTTTCTACACAGGTGTTTATATCTTGATTGGGGCTGGTGCCCTCATGATGCTGGTAGGTTCCCTGGGCTGCTGCGGGGCTGTGCAGGAATCACAATGCATGCTGGGCTTGTTTTTTGCCTTCCTCTTGGTGACTTTTGCCATTGAAATAGCTGCTGCCATCTGGGGTTATTCCCACAAAGAAGAGGTGATTCGTGAGATCAAGGAATTTTATAGGGAAACATACAACAAGATGAAGACTACAGAAGGCCCCTACAAGGAAACCCTCAAAGCCATCTACCATGCGCTAGATTGTTGTGGCTTGACTGGAGTTTTGGATCAGTTAATCATGGACACCTGCCCTAACAAGGACTTGATCTCAACAGTAACCATAAAGCCTTGCCCAGTAGCTATTGAGGAAGTCTTCAACAATAAATTCCACATCATTGGAGCTGTCGGCATAGGGATTGCTGTTGTGATGATCTTTGGCATGATTTTCAGTATGATTCTATGCTGTGGTATCTGGAGGAACCGAGATATGGTCTAG